In a genomic window of Occallatibacter riparius:
- the dnaE gene encoding DNA polymerase III subunit alpha: MAEFTHLHLHTEYSLLDGACDVKKLVDRVSKLGQKSVAMTDHGNIYGAVHFFNAAKEKGIKPILGCELYVCKNEDHRAPAQGDDYNHLLVLAENEEGYRNLIRITSEASLYGFYRKPRISKQYLAAHSEGLIATSGCLSGELCEYLHNEHGKWDAATGYAKAKATALQYQDIFGKGNFYLEIQDQGLEAERKIQNDLFRLEKELDIPMLVTNDSHYLCGEDSHAHDVMLCVQTGAKIHDNDRFKFDSDQFFVKSGDEMARLFPDNPSLLSRTMEIAERCNFKLHPVDNPFPQMDVPEGHTVDSYFELICREGFKKRRDTAIGHLQATGQLRKSLAEYEARLNYEIGIIHQMKYSGYFLIVWDFIKYARDHGIPVGPGRGSGAGSLVAYCMEITNIDPMQNVLLFERFLNPERVSMPDIDVDFCMNRRGEVINYVVGKYGREQVSQIITFNTMAAKGSIKDCGRALDMPYGDVDRIAKLIPATVGMTIDKALEEVPDLAKIYETEQPVRELIDTAKKLEGLVRGQGVHASAVVIAPRALTELVPVARTKNDEIVTAYDMVAVEKMGLLKMDFLGLATLTVIEDCLTLIKQNRGIDVDIEKIPLDDEETFKKVFQAALTSGVFQFESSGMRDMLRRYKPEKLEELTALTALFRPGPIQGGMMEDFIERKWGRRKVEYMLPELETLLKETLGVIVYQEQVMQIANVLASYSLGEADLLRRAMGKKKPEEMAKQRDRFISGAVANGHPKDISAELFDQMEKFAGYGFNKSHSAAYGLVSYQTAYLKTHYPTEFMAGLLTSEVSKPENVVKYIAECKEMGIAVEPPDVQISGAQFTPHGDAIRFGLAGIKNVGGNAIESIMKAREEVGGRFESLWQFCEKVDLRVMNKRVIESLIKAGALDSLGKRAALYGAVDKAMERAQKAQRDREQGQHGLFGLFDDTPAHGQKNGDDLPKVPDWEEGERLANEKEVLGFFVSGHPLDKYAEKLRNLPGIISVAEALERKPPERVWGKQSDPTDEIQVAGTLLGMAPRKSKRDGKIYAMGHLEDASGKIDVICFSRDYERLGEQLKTEAPVVIRGVLMGEEDSAPKISISGVQPLDAMKVKLPGGIRIRINLDRATEEIFATLKSAADAAPGPGKVMLQLEQKGQFAVILEPDQMAVAADKGWIERVEDLTGRGTVQIVG, from the coding sequence ATGGCCGAATTTACCCACCTCCATCTGCACACCGAGTACTCCCTCCTCGACGGCGCCTGCGACGTCAAAAAGCTAGTCGACCGCGTCTCCAAGCTCGGCCAGAAGTCCGTCGCCATGACCGACCACGGCAACATCTATGGCGCCGTACACTTCTTCAACGCCGCGAAAGAGAAGGGAATCAAGCCCATCCTTGGCTGCGAGCTCTACGTGTGCAAGAACGAGGACCACCGCGCTCCTGCCCAGGGCGACGACTACAACCACCTCCTCGTCCTCGCGGAAAACGAAGAGGGCTACCGCAACCTCATCCGCATCACGTCTGAGGCCTCCCTCTACGGCTTCTATCGCAAGCCGCGCATCAGCAAGCAATATCTCGCCGCGCACTCTGAGGGCCTCATCGCCACCTCCGGCTGCCTCTCGGGCGAGCTCTGCGAGTACCTCCACAACGAGCACGGCAAATGGGACGCCGCCACCGGCTACGCCAAGGCCAAAGCCACAGCCCTTCAGTACCAGGACATCTTCGGCAAGGGCAACTTCTATCTGGAAATTCAGGACCAGGGCCTCGAAGCCGAGCGCAAGATCCAGAACGATCTCTTCCGCCTCGAAAAAGAACTCGACATCCCCATGCTGGTCACCAACGACTCGCACTACCTCTGCGGCGAAGACTCTCACGCCCACGATGTGATGCTCTGCGTCCAGACCGGCGCTAAGATCCACGACAACGACCGGTTCAAGTTCGACTCTGACCAGTTCTTCGTCAAATCCGGCGACGAAATGGCGCGCCTCTTCCCCGACAATCCCAGCCTCCTCTCCCGCACCATGGAGATCGCCGAGCGCTGCAACTTCAAGCTGCACCCCGTCGACAATCCCTTCCCGCAGATGGATGTTCCCGAAGGCCACACTGTCGACAGCTACTTCGAGCTCATATGCCGCGAGGGATTCAAGAAGCGCCGCGACACCGCCATCGGCCACCTCCAGGCCACCGGCCAGTTGCGCAAGTCCCTCGCCGAGTACGAGGCACGCCTCAATTACGAAATCGGCATTATCCACCAGATGAAGTACTCAGGCTACTTCCTCATCGTCTGGGACTTCATCAAATATGCGCGCGACCACGGCATCCCCGTTGGCCCCGGCCGCGGATCGGGCGCAGGTTCGCTCGTCGCCTATTGCATGGAGATCACCAACATCGATCCCATGCAGAACGTCCTCCTCTTCGAGCGCTTCCTCAACCCTGAGCGCGTGTCCATGCCTGATATCGACGTCGACTTCTGCATGAACCGCCGCGGCGAAGTCATCAACTACGTGGTGGGCAAATACGGCCGCGAGCAGGTCAGCCAGATCATCACCTTCAACACCATGGCCGCCAAGGGCTCCATCAAAGACTGCGGCCGCGCCCTCGACATGCCCTATGGCGACGTCGATCGCATCGCCAAGCTCATTCCCGCCACCGTCGGCATGACCATCGACAAGGCGCTCGAAGAAGTGCCCGACCTCGCCAAAATTTACGAGACCGAGCAACCCGTCCGCGAGCTCATCGACACTGCCAAAAAACTCGAAGGCCTCGTCCGCGGCCAGGGCGTGCACGCCTCCGCTGTCGTCATCGCTCCGCGCGCGCTCACTGAACTCGTCCCCGTTGCAAGAACGAAAAACGACGAAATCGTCACCGCCTACGACATGGTGGCCGTCGAAAAAATGGGCCTGCTCAAGATGGACTTTCTTGGGCTCGCCACCCTCACCGTCATCGAGGACTGCCTCACGCTCATCAAGCAGAACCGCGGCATCGACGTCGACATCGAAAAGATCCCGCTCGATGACGAAGAGACATTCAAGAAAGTCTTCCAGGCGGCCCTCACCTCGGGCGTATTCCAGTTTGAATCAAGCGGCATGCGCGACATGCTCCGCCGCTACAAGCCTGAAAAGCTCGAAGAGCTCACCGCTCTCACAGCGCTCTTCCGCCCCGGCCCCATCCAGGGCGGCATGATGGAAGACTTCATCGAGCGCAAGTGGGGCCGTCGCAAAGTCGAGTACATGCTACCCGAGCTGGAAACCCTGCTCAAGGAGACCCTCGGCGTCATTGTCTACCAGGAACAGGTCATGCAGATCGCCAACGTCCTCGCCAGCTACTCGCTCGGCGAAGCCGACCTGCTCCGCCGCGCCATGGGCAAAAAGAAGCCCGAAGAAATGGCCAAGCAGCGCGATCGCTTCATCTCCGGTGCAGTCGCCAACGGCCACCCCAAAGACATCTCCGCCGAGCTCTTCGACCAGATGGAGAAGTTCGCGGGCTACGGCTTCAACAAGTCGCACTCCGCCGCCTACGGTCTCGTCTCCTATCAGACCGCCTATCTCAAAACGCACTACCCCACCGAATTCATGGCCGGCCTGCTAACCTCGGAAGTCTCCAAGCCCGAGAACGTCGTCAAATACATCGCTGAGTGCAAGGAGATGGGCATCGCCGTCGAGCCGCCTGACGTGCAAATCTCCGGCGCGCAATTCACGCCCCACGGCGACGCCATCCGCTTCGGTCTCGCCGGAATCAAGAACGTCGGCGGCAACGCCATCGAATCCATCATGAAGGCCCGCGAAGAAGTGGGTGGCCGCTTCGAAAGCCTCTGGCAATTCTGCGAGAAGGTCGACCTGCGCGTAATGAACAAGCGCGTCATCGAGTCGCTCATCAAAGCCGGTGCCCTCGACTCGCTCGGCAAGCGCGCCGCCTTGTACGGCGCAGTCGACAAAGCAATGGAGCGCGCGCAGAAAGCCCAGCGCGATCGCGAGCAAGGCCAGCACGGTCTCTTCGGCCTCTTTGACGACACACCCGCGCACGGCCAGAAGAACGGCGACGACCTGCCCAAGGTCCCCGACTGGGAAGAGGGCGAGCGCCTCGCCAACGAGAAAGAAGTCCTCGGCTTCTTCGTCTCCGGCCATCCGCTCGACAAGTACGCCGAAAAACTCCGCAACCTTCCCGGCATCATCTCGGTAGCTGAAGCCCTAGAGCGCAAGCCGCCCGAGCGTGTCTGGGGCAAGCAGAGCGATCCCACCGATGAAATCCAGGTTGCCGGCACACTCCTCGGCATGGCCCCGCGCAAAAGCAAGCGCGACGGCAAAATCTACGCCATGGGCCACCTTGAAGACGCCTCCGGCAAAATCGACGTCATCTGTTTCTCGCGCGACTACGAACGCCTCGGCGAGCAGCTCAAGACTGAAGCTCCCGTCGTCATCCGCGGCGTACTCATGGGTGAAGAAGACTCAGCGCCCAAGATCTCCATCAGTGGTGTGCAGCCTCTCGATGCCATGAAGGTCAAGCTCCCAGGCGGCATCCGCATCCGCATCAATCTCGATCGCGCCACCGAGGAAATCTTCGCCACCCTCAAGTCCGCAGCGGACGCCGCACCCGGCCCCGGCAAGGTAATGCTTCAACTCGAACAGAAAGGCCAGTTCGCCGTCATCCTCGAACCCGATCAGATGGCCGTCGCCGCCGACAAAGGCTGGATCGAGCGCGTAGAAGACCTCACCGGCCGCGGTACAGTTCAGATAGTCGGATAG
- a CDS encoding lysozyme family protein, translating to MKSSFTVLAFVFLASLAAGGQTVQPALPAPAAPAQAPMQVAPALPGQSDVPAPTTIPGAIVRASEEAAALPDAVKILTAFQPSDVKFDVDDLMDLLRDKRHEGWVLAAYPDPKTAQPLIGAGFSLDLPERIHLQHDGLNPHPFLEPSSADLWQAAGLEPARLDTILAQFHDRLDAWNKKGFRKQIWSLEPQITEADANALLRIGIIQAAYNAKAYCRNFDRLSASQQMAMTQLVYQMGVNLEQFSTFLGLINRDSVGADGTAAARADAKYWHEVQLSLVQSQWARLYRDRARNVIAMLDPNYVVNPAGAEHSVGRVLPARSRHAHRSTLRKASYSSKRHGATARKRAARTRKD from the coding sequence ATGAAGAGCTCTTTCACTGTTTTGGCATTCGTGTTTCTGGCTTCACTGGCGGCTGGGGGGCAGACCGTGCAGCCGGCACTTCCGGCGCCTGCCGCGCCCGCTCAGGCGCCGATGCAGGTGGCTCCAGCGCTGCCCGGGCAGTCCGACGTTCCGGCGCCTACTACGATTCCCGGCGCAATTGTTCGGGCGAGCGAGGAAGCGGCAGCGCTTCCTGACGCGGTCAAGATTCTCACCGCCTTCCAGCCCTCGGACGTGAAGTTTGATGTCGATGACCTCATGGACCTTCTGCGGGACAAGCGGCATGAGGGCTGGGTGCTGGCCGCTTATCCCGATCCCAAGACGGCGCAGCCGCTGATCGGCGCGGGGTTCAGTCTTGATTTGCCGGAGCGGATCCATCTCCAGCACGATGGTCTCAATCCGCATCCTTTCCTGGAGCCGTCTTCGGCGGATCTGTGGCAGGCGGCCGGGCTTGAGCCGGCACGGCTAGACACGATCCTCGCGCAGTTTCACGACCGGCTGGACGCGTGGAACAAGAAGGGCTTCCGGAAGCAGATATGGTCGCTTGAGCCGCAGATTACGGAGGCCGACGCGAATGCGCTGCTGCGGATCGGCATTATTCAAGCCGCGTATAACGCGAAGGCCTACTGCCGGAACTTCGACCGCCTGAGCGCCAGCCAGCAGATGGCGATGACGCAACTGGTTTACCAGATGGGCGTGAATCTCGAACAGTTCTCGACGTTTCTTGGGCTGATCAATCGCGACAGCGTGGGTGCGGACGGTACCGCGGCGGCGCGCGCCGATGCGAAGTACTGGCATGAGGTGCAGCTCAGCCTGGTGCAGAGCCAGTGGGCGCGGCTGTATCGCGACCGTGCACGGAACGTGATTGCGATGCTCGATCCGAATTATGTGGTGAATCCGGCGGGAGCGGAGCACTCGGTGGGTAGGGTGCTGCCGGCGCGCTCGCGGCATGCGCATAGGTCTACGCTGCGGAAAGCATCGTATTCTTCGAAGCGTCATGGAGCGACGGCGCGGAAACGGGCTGCGCGGACGAGGAAAGATTAA
- a CDS encoding glycoside hydrolase family 5 protein translates to MSIRKFCSVLFCLGLSVNSALFAQRGFVHTSGANVVDGSGKTIMLRGTNLGNWLEPEGYMFHFDGGPQSPSEIEALTRELIGPSKSEAFWKQWRETYITQADIDRIAKMGFNSVRVPFHWKFFATDNAEGFRYIDQLVQWARKDHIYIVLDLHCAPGGQTGTNIDDSEGYPWLYTDTEAQARTVEVWRRIAKHYANESIVLGYDLLNEPIPHFPQLQRYNKDLEPLFKRLVAAVREVDKNHIVILGGAQWDSNFKVFGQPFDKNVMYTFHKYWTATDVSVIQEYLDFRDKYHVPIWLGESGENKDEWIAAFTKTLEDNHVGWCFWPYKKMDANSSPVTFDRPEHWDAVVKLAAMAPGTGNAEKRIAARPSPEEAQATFDDLLKKVQFSSERVNDGYLRALGLKPQ, encoded by the coding sequence ATGTCGATCCGTAAATTCTGCTCTGTTCTTTTTTGCCTTGGTCTCTCTGTGAACTCGGCCCTCTTCGCACAACGCGGGTTTGTACATACTTCGGGCGCCAATGTCGTGGACGGCAGCGGCAAGACGATCATGCTGCGCGGCACGAATCTCGGGAACTGGCTTGAGCCCGAAGGCTACATGTTTCACTTCGATGGCGGGCCGCAGTCGCCGAGCGAGATTGAAGCACTGACGCGGGAGTTGATCGGGCCATCGAAGTCGGAGGCGTTCTGGAAGCAGTGGCGCGAGACGTATATCACGCAGGCCGACATCGATCGCATTGCGAAGATGGGCTTCAACTCCGTGCGCGTGCCGTTTCACTGGAAGTTCTTTGCGACCGATAACGCGGAGGGATTCCGGTATATTGATCAGCTTGTGCAGTGGGCGCGCAAGGATCACATCTACATCGTTCTCGATTTGCACTGCGCACCGGGTGGACAGACCGGTACCAATATCGATGACAGCGAGGGGTATCCGTGGCTGTATACGGACACCGAGGCGCAGGCGCGCACCGTTGAGGTGTGGCGGCGGATTGCGAAGCACTACGCGAATGAGTCGATCGTTCTTGGCTACGACCTGTTGAATGAGCCCATACCGCACTTCCCGCAGTTGCAACGGTACAACAAAGACCTGGAGCCGCTCTTCAAACGGCTCGTCGCGGCTGTTCGGGAAGTGGACAAAAACCATATCGTGATTCTAGGCGGGGCGCAGTGGGACTCGAATTTCAAGGTGTTCGGGCAGCCGTTCGATAAGAACGTGATGTACACGTTCCACAAATACTGGACCGCGACGGATGTGAGCGTGATTCAGGAGTATCTCGATTTCCGCGACAAGTATCATGTGCCGATATGGCTGGGCGAGTCGGGCGAGAACAAGGATGAGTGGATCGCCGCGTTTACGAAGACGCTCGAGGACAATCACGTTGGCTGGTGCTTCTGGCCCTATAAGAAGATGGATGCGAATTCGAGCCCGGTGACGTTCGACCGGCCGGAACACTGGGATGCGGTGGTGAAGCTAGCCGCGATGGCTCCGGGAACTGGGAACGCGGAGAAGCGCATTGCGGCGCGGCCGTCTCCGGAAGAGGCGCAGGCCACGTTCGATGATCTGCTGAAAAAGGTGCAGTTCTCCAGCGAGCGGGTGAACGATGGGTATCTGCGTGCGCTGGGTTTGAAGCCGCAGTAA
- a CDS encoding dipeptidase, with translation MSNRLLIATLAVCLPTMMIGQAPANQKPAKPSPKMTQKLSPEAVHQSSLVIDTHADTTQRFVDENFDMADPLKGGNLNFESAKKGNLGAEFFSIWVEPELYKGHYAKRTLVLIDAVKQQVAKHPDKMMLAVSPEDIEKAHREHKLAALMGIEGGHSIEDSLALLRQYYDLGVRYMTLTWSNSNGWADSSGDIDDAKVQHTQDGLSEFGKDVVYEMNRLGMMVDISHVSDKTFFYTTRITRAPLIASHSSARALDDHPRNMTDNMLLAVARSGGPESKGGVVQVNYYSAFLSQAYRDAAKAQKPEVDKAVQEFKDKEKAAGREPNYEEISKIQRQFADRIPRPPLSLLIDHIDHIAKVAGVDHVGLGSDFDGVDGQLPEGMDSAADLPKITAALMERGYSAEDCRKILGGNLLRVFREVQQVSKQLRAEERPKISDKQPFDKPQK, from the coding sequence ATGAGCAACCGCCTGCTGATCGCCACGCTCGCCGTTTGCCTGCCCACGATGATGATAGGGCAGGCTCCAGCAAATCAGAAACCGGCCAAGCCTTCCCCAAAGATGACACAGAAACTTTCCCCTGAAGCTGTGCACCAGTCCTCGCTTGTGATCGATACGCATGCCGACACGACGCAGCGCTTTGTCGATGAGAACTTCGACATGGCCGATCCGCTGAAGGGCGGCAATCTGAATTTTGAATCGGCCAAGAAAGGCAACCTGGGCGCCGAGTTCTTTTCGATCTGGGTGGAGCCGGAGCTCTACAAGGGGCACTATGCGAAGCGGACGCTGGTGCTGATTGATGCGGTGAAGCAGCAGGTGGCGAAGCATCCGGACAAGATGATGCTGGCCGTGAGCCCAGAGGATATCGAGAAGGCGCACCGCGAGCACAAGCTGGCGGCGCTGATGGGTATCGAGGGCGGGCATTCGATCGAGGACTCGCTGGCGCTGCTGCGGCAGTATTACGACCTAGGCGTGCGGTACATGACGCTGACGTGGTCGAACTCGAACGGATGGGCCGATAGCTCGGGCGACATCGACGATGCGAAGGTGCAGCACACGCAGGACGGGCTGAGCGAGTTTGGCAAGGACGTGGTGTATGAGATGAACCGGCTGGGCATGATGGTGGACATCTCGCATGTCTCGGATAAGACGTTCTTCTACACAACGCGGATTACGCGGGCTCCGCTGATTGCATCGCACTCGTCGGCGCGGGCGCTCGATGATCATCCGCGGAACATGACGGATAACATGCTGCTTGCGGTGGCGCGATCGGGAGGGCCTGAGTCGAAGGGCGGCGTGGTGCAGGTGAACTACTATTCGGCGTTCCTGTCACAGGCTTATCGTGATGCGGCGAAGGCGCAGAAGCCGGAAGTGGATAAGGCTGTGCAGGAATTCAAGGACAAGGAAAAGGCCGCCGGGCGCGAGCCGAATTACGAGGAGATTTCGAAGATTCAGCGGCAGTTTGCCGATAGGATTCCGCGGCCGCCGCTGTCGCTGCTGATCGACCATATCGATCACATTGCGAAGGTCGCAGGGGTGGACCATGTCGGGCTGGGGTCTGATTTTGATGGCGTGGACGGGCAGTTGCCGGAGGGCATGGACTCGGCTGCCGACCTGCCGAAGATCACGGCGGCGTTGATGGAGCGGGGCTACTCTGCCGAGGACTGCCGGAAGATTCTGGGCGGCAATTTGCTGCGCGTGTTTCGTGAGGTGCAGCAGGTGAGCAAGCAGTTGCGGGCGGAAGAACGGCCGAAGATCTCTGACAAGCAGCCATTCGACAAACCGCAGAAGTAG
- a CDS encoding S10 family peptidase, producing MRFSGRLALCLLSASLLASTVFARADDDKKKDESKPAEKPAATEVTTQGSVDVGGQHILYNAIAGTITVGATDVQDAQLGLDGKPEPGSQLALNEPKEAKDAPPTARMSYFAYFKRDAKAEDRPVTFFYNGGPGSSTVWLHMGSLGPKHVATSGDQHLAAAPYKMVDNANSLLDVSDLVFVDMPGTGFGRLMGKDPEKAFWGVDEDANAFARFIVRFITKYSRWNSPKYIFGESYGTTRSAVLADVLENNKNIDLNGVILLSQIFNFSTDIDFPQGNPGVDLPYVLALPTYAATAWYHKKLPQQAPALEPFLKEVEDFAMGAYSHALAQGTDISAEEKQATAEKLHNYTGLPTTYILKANLRVNGGEFEKTLQDDQDLTTGRLDTRYSGPSIDPLSQFADYDPQSSAISSAYVSIFNDYVRKDLKYGEGQTYLPEALFGGAQWSFLHRGNPIALNVAVDLAEAMKTNPRLKVMVNGGYYDLATPFFAAIYEEKHLPIPQSLAKNIEYSFYESGHMVYVRDESLKQLHDRVAAFITKTQTDGK from the coding sequence ATGCGATTTTCTGGTCGCCTGGCGCTTTGCCTGCTTTCCGCTTCCCTGCTCGCTTCGACTGTTTTCGCGCGGGCGGATGATGACAAAAAGAAGGATGAAAGCAAGCCTGCCGAAAAGCCCGCTGCAACCGAGGTCACCACGCAAGGGTCGGTGGATGTGGGCGGTCAGCATATTCTGTATAACGCGATTGCCGGCACGATTACGGTGGGCGCGACGGACGTGCAGGATGCGCAGCTTGGCCTCGACGGCAAGCCTGAGCCGGGCAGCCAGCTTGCGCTGAACGAGCCCAAGGAGGCGAAGGATGCGCCGCCGACTGCGCGCATGTCGTACTTTGCTTACTTCAAGAGGGACGCGAAGGCGGAAGATCGGCCCGTCACGTTCTTCTATAACGGCGGCCCAGGTAGTTCGACCGTGTGGCTGCACATGGGATCGCTGGGGCCGAAGCATGTTGCCACTTCCGGCGATCAGCACCTGGCCGCGGCTCCCTACAAAATGGTCGACAATGCGAACTCGCTGCTGGACGTGAGCGACCTCGTGTTCGTCGACATGCCGGGCACGGGGTTCGGACGGCTGATGGGCAAGGACCCCGAGAAGGCGTTCTGGGGCGTGGATGAGGATGCCAATGCGTTCGCGCGGTTCATCGTTCGGTTCATTACGAAGTACAGCCGCTGGAACTCGCCGAAGTACATTTTTGGGGAAAGCTATGGGACGACGCGGTCGGCGGTTCTCGCTGACGTTCTGGAGAACAACAAGAACATCGATCTGAACGGCGTGATTCTGCTGTCGCAGATTTTCAACTTCAGCACCGACATTGATTTCCCGCAAGGCAATCCGGGGGTGGACCTGCCTTATGTGCTTGCGCTGCCCACGTACGCGGCGACTGCCTGGTATCACAAGAAGCTGCCGCAACAGGCGCCGGCGCTGGAGCCGTTTCTGAAGGAGGTGGAAGACTTTGCCATGGGCGCTTACAGCCACGCGCTGGCACAGGGCACGGACATCTCGGCAGAGGAAAAGCAGGCCACGGCGGAGAAGCTGCACAACTATACGGGCCTTCCGACTACGTACATTTTGAAAGCGAATCTGCGCGTGAATGGCGGGGAATTCGAGAAGACGCTACAGGATGACCAGGACCTCACGACCGGCCGTTTGGATACGCGCTATTCCGGGCCGTCGATTGATCCACTGAGCCAGTTTGCCGATTACGATCCGCAGAGCTCGGCGATTTCGTCTGCGTACGTGTCGATCTTCAACGATTATGTGCGCAAGGATCTGAAGTACGGCGAGGGACAAACGTATCTGCCCGAGGCGCTGTTCGGCGGAGCGCAGTGGAGCTTCCTGCATCGCGGTAATCCCATCGCGCTGAATGTGGCGGTGGATCTTGCGGAGGCGATGAAGACGAATCCGCGGCTGAAGGTGATGGTGAACGGGGGCTACTACGATTTGGCCACGCCGTTCTTTGCCGCGATCTATGAAGAGAAGCACCTGCCCATTCCGCAATCACTTGCGAAGAATATCGAGTACTCGTTTTACGAGTCGGGCCACATGGTCTATGTGCGCGATGAAAGCCTGAAGCAGTTGCACGATCGAGTCGCGGCGTTCATTACCAAGACGCAGACTGACGGGAAGTAG
- the queD gene encoding 6-carboxytetrahydropterin synthase QueD, translated as MEIFKEFSIEAAHWLPHVPEGHKCRRLHGHSFQIQVHVAGPVDEHLGWVMDFADIKAAFQTIEDQLDHRCLNDIKGLENPTSENLARWIWNHLRADLPALSKIVVRETCTSGCVYQGD; from the coding sequence ATGGAAATTTTCAAGGAGTTCTCAATCGAAGCGGCGCATTGGTTGCCGCACGTGCCTGAGGGGCACAAGTGCCGGCGTCTGCACGGGCACAGCTTCCAAATCCAAGTCCACGTTGCCGGCCCGGTAGACGAGCATCTCGGATGGGTCATGGACTTCGCCGACATCAAGGCCGCCTTTCAAACCATCGAGGATCAGCTCGATCATCGATGCCTGAACGACATCAAAGGCCTTGAGAATCCCACCAGCGAGAACCTCGCGCGCTGGATCTGGAACCATCTGCGCGCTGACCTTCCAGCTCTCAGCAAAATCGTGGTTCGCGAGACCTGCACCAGCGGATGCGTCTACCAGGGCGATTAA
- the queE gene encoding 7-carboxy-7-deazaguanine synthase — translation MSYAVKEIFYTLQGEGAQSGRAAVFCRFAGCNLWSGLEKDRAAAVCKFCDTDFLGVNGPGGGKFEAANELADAVAKTWPSSNGHGRRYVVCTGGEPLLQLDAALIDAFHAREFEVAVETNGTIAAPPELDWVCVSPKAGAKLVQRSGDELKLVYPQKEIPPQEYEGLAFRHFFLQPMDGPDRAVNTELAVRFCMDHPQWRLSLQTHKIVGIP, via the coding sequence ATGAGTTACGCCGTCAAAGAGATCTTCTACACCCTGCAGGGCGAAGGAGCGCAGTCCGGCCGGGCCGCGGTCTTCTGCCGCTTCGCAGGATGCAATCTCTGGTCGGGACTTGAAAAGGATCGCGCGGCAGCCGTATGCAAGTTCTGCGACACGGACTTCCTCGGCGTGAATGGCCCCGGCGGTGGCAAGTTCGAAGCGGCGAACGAACTCGCCGACGCAGTTGCGAAAACGTGGCCCAGCAGCAATGGACACGGCCGGCGATATGTAGTCTGTACGGGCGGCGAACCCCTGCTGCAGCTGGACGCGGCGCTGATCGATGCATTCCACGCTCGCGAGTTTGAGGTCGCGGTAGAGACCAATGGCACAATCGCAGCCCCGCCTGAGCTGGACTGGGTCTGCGTCAGTCCCAAGGCCGGTGCGAAGCTGGTCCAACGATCGGGCGACGAACTGAAGCTCGTCTATCCGCAGAAGGAGATCCCTCCGCAAGAGTACGAGGGGCTCGCCTTCAGGCACTTCTTTCTGCAGCCCATGGACGGCCCTGATCGCGCGGTAAACACGGAGCTGGCGGTCAGGTTCTGCATGGATCATCCGCAGTGGCGACTCAGCCTGCAAACGCACAAAATCGTCGGCATTCCGTAA
- the queC gene encoding 7-cyano-7-deazaguanine synthase QueC, translated as MDILAKKRAVVLLSGGLDSATVLAIARSQGFEAYALSFSYGQRHSWELQAAARVAQAGGAAQHRVATIDLRAFGGSALTDDIAVPKGRDAEDMSHGVPVTYVPARNTIFLSFALAWAEVLGSSDIFIGVNALDYSGYPDCRPEFIRAYEQMANLATRAGAEEHHKLTIHAPLMQMTKAEIIREGMKLGVDYSLTSSCYDPSPDGTPCGQCDSCFLRQKGFAENGMADPLQYRDPAQVQ; from the coding sequence ATGGATATACTGGCGAAAAAGCGAGCCGTCGTTCTGCTGAGCGGCGGACTCGATTCAGCTACCGTACTGGCCATTGCGCGCAGCCAGGGCTTCGAAGCGTATGCGCTGTCGTTTTCCTATGGCCAGCGGCATAGCTGGGAACTGCAGGCAGCAGCCCGCGTGGCCCAAGCCGGAGGTGCCGCGCAGCACCGGGTTGCCACAATCGACCTGCGTGCATTCGGCGGTTCTGCGCTTACCGACGACATCGCCGTACCCAAGGGACGCGACGCCGAAGACATGAGCCACGGCGTTCCCGTCACGTACGTGCCTGCGCGCAACACGATCTTCCTCTCCTTCGCGCTAGCCTGGGCTGAGGTCCTGGGATCAAGCGATATCTTCATCGGTGTCAACGCTCTCGACTACAGCGGCTATCCCGATTGCCGCCCGGAGTTCATCCGCGCCTACGAGCAGATGGCGAACCTTGCGACACGAGCTGGCGCCGAAGAACATCACAAGCTCACCATTCACGCACCCCTCATGCAGATGACCAAGGCCGAAATTATTCGCGAAGGCATGAAGCTTGGAGTCGACTATAGCCTGACCAGCAGTTGCTACGACCCCTCTCCCGACGGCACCCCCTGCGGACAGTGCGACTCGTGCTTCCTCCGGCAAAAAGGCTTCGCGGAGAATGGCATGGCCGATCCTCTGCAATACCGCGATCCCGCGCAGGTGCAGTGA